In a single window of the Papaver somniferum cultivar HN1 chromosome 8, ASM357369v1, whole genome shotgun sequence genome:
- the LOC113303866 gene encoding sulfite exporter TauE/SafE family protein 3-like, which translates to MGEVRSRWQRFSSIVGVVTFVILLVSAFVSAERSLKDEQPKKIETGDEIESDYLLKVVNFLWKADGSGYQHVWPAMKFGWQIVVGTFVGFFGAAFGSVGGVGGGGIFVPMLTLIIGFDAKSSTAISKCMIMGAAGSTVYYNLKLRHPTLDMPVIDYNLALLVQPMLMLGISLGVAFNVVFADWMVTVLLIILFIGTSTKAFLKGVETWKKETILKKEAVKRLESNGNGNDSVEYKPLPSGPNGTEKQSNESGDAEVPILQNVQWEELGLLCFVWVSFLAIQIIKNNTANCSMAYWGLNFLQIPVSVGVTAYEAVCLYKGTKKIASKGDDGSNLKVSQLIMYCSFGVLAGMVGGLLGLGGGFILGPLFLELGIPPQVSSATATFAMTFSSSMSVVEYYLLNRFPVPYAAYFVAVATIAALVGQHVVRRMIIILGRASLIIFILAFTIFVSAISLGGVGIVNMIGKIQRHEYMGFDNLCKAG; encoded by the exons ATGGGTGAAGTTAGGTCAAGATGGCAAAGGTTTAGTTCAATAGTAGGTGTTGTAACATTTGTGATTCTATTAGTATCAGCTTTTGTATCAGCTGAAAGAAGTTTGAAAGATGAACAACCTAAAAAGATTGAAACTGGTGATGAAATTGAATCAGATTATTTACTTAAAGTTGTTAATTTCTTATGGAAAGCTGATGGATCAGGTTATCAACATGTTTGGCCT GCAATGAAATTTGGTTGGCAAATAGTAGTGGGTACATTTGTTGGATTCTTTGGAGCTGCATTCGGAAGTGTaggaggtgttggtggtggtggaatttTTGTTCCTATGCTTACTCTTATCATTGGGTTCGATGCTAAATCCTCTACTGCAATCTCTAAAT GTATGATCATGGGTGCAGCTGGGTCAACTGTCTACTACAATCTTAAGCTAAGGCATCCCACACTAGATATGCCTGTTATTGATTACAACTTGGCACTTCTCGTCCAACCTATGCTTATGCTTGGAATCAGTCTTGGAGTAGCTTTCAATGTAGTTTTTGCTGACTGGATGGTTACAGTCCTCCTAATTATTCTTTTCATAG GTACATCCACCAAGGCATTTCTTAAGGGTGTGGAAACATGGAAAAAGGAAACCATACTAAAGAAG GAGGCTGTTAAGCGCTTGGAATCAAATG GCAATGGCAACGATTCAGTTGAATACAAGCCTCTACCAAGTGGCCCAAATGGCACTGAAAAGCAGTCAAATGAATCTGGAGATGCAGAG GTCCCTATTCTTCAGAATGTCCAATGGGAGGAACTTGGCCTTCTATGCTTTGTCTGGGTTTCATTCCTTGCTATTCAGATTATTAAG AATAATACAGCAAATTGTTCCATGGCATACTGGGGTTTGAACTTTTTGCAG ATTCCTGTTTCTGTTGGAGTGACTGCATACGAGGCAGTTTGCCTTTACAAGGGGACTAAAAAGATTGCCTCTAAGGGAGATGATGGCTCAAACCTTAAAGTGAGTCAGCtaattatgtactgttcattCGGCGTACTAGCTGGAATGGTTGGTGGACTGCTAGGTCTTGGTGGAGGATTTATCTTAGGTCCTCTATTTCTGGAGCTTGGTATCCCTCCTCAG GTTTCAAGTGCCACAGCCACTTTTGCCATGACATTCTCCTCCTCCATGTCTGTTGTAGAATATTACCTTCTTAACCGTTTCCCAGTCCCTTATG CTGCATACTTTGTAGCCGTTGCTACTATTGCTGCCCTTGTTGGGCAACATGTAGTAAGAAGGATGATCATTATTTTAGGAAGAGCATCTCTCATTATCTTCATTCTTGCCTTCACGATTTTTGTGAGCGCAATCTCACTAG GTGGAGTTGGAATAGTAAACATGATTGGAAAGATTCAACGACATGAATACATGGGATTCGATAACTTGTGCAAAGCTGGTTAG